A section of the Drosophila subobscura isolate 14011-0131.10 chromosome A, UCBerk_Dsub_1.0, whole genome shotgun sequence genome encodes:
- the LOC117903479 gene encoding vitellogenin-2 → MQYNLVHHPVRVSLLITMNPLRTLCLMACLVAASMANSNTGSSSRRSSNSLSNIDQPSNWVNPREIQELPSLKQVNLRKLQEMSLEEGATLLDKLYHLSQFNNVFQPEYTPEPSQIKGFIVGERGQKVEFNLNNLVQTVKRQPNFGDDEVTIFIQGLPQSSSQVRKATSKLVRAYQQRYNLQPYATEQSSSEEQQKSSSEEQQQQRRKQGQEQDDTKTGDLIVINLGDAIEDFEQFATLNVERLGQLIGNRLVELTNAVNVPQEIIHLIGQGPAAHVAGVAGRQFTRQTGHKLRRITGLDPSKIYGKPEEKLTGLARGDADFVDAIHTSAYGMGTPARLANVDFYPNGPSTGVPGADNVVEASMRATRYFAESVRPGNERNFPAVAASSYKEYKQNNGYGKRTYMGIATDYDVQGDYMLQVNSKSPFGRSTPAQTQNGFHAVHEAWSQSAQGQRQGARQ, encoded by the exons ATGCAGTACAACTTGGTACATCATCCAGTCCGAGTCTCTTTACTGATCACGATGAATCCTCTGCGCACTCTCTGCCTGATGGCCTGCCTGGTGGCAGCATCGATGGCCAACTCGAACACGGGCTCCTCCAGCCGTCGCTCCTCCAACTCTCTGAGCAACATCGATCAGCCCAGCAACTGGGTGAATCCTCGTGAGATTCAGGAGCTGCCCTCCCTCAAGCAGGTGAATCTTCGCAAGCTGCAGGAGATGAGCCTTGAGGAGGGTGCCACTCTCTTGGACAAGCTCT ATCATCTTTCCCAGTTCAACAACGTGTTCCAGCCCGAGTACACCCCGGAGCCCAGCCAGATCAAGGGCTTCATTGTGGGCGAGCGCGGCCAGAAGGTCGAGTTCAACCTGAACAACCTGGTCCAGACGGTGAAGCGTCAGCCCAACTTTGGCGACGATGAGGTGACCATCTTCATCCAGGGTCTGCCCCAGAGCTCGTCGCAGGTGCGCAAGGCCACCAGCAAGCTGGTGAGGGCTTACCAGCAGCGTTACAACCTCCAGCCCTATGCCACCGAGCAGtccagcagcgaggagcagcagaagtccagcagcgaggagcagcagcagcagcgccgcaaGCAGGGCCAGGAGCAGGACGACACCAAGACCGGAGACCTGATTGTGATCAATCTCGGCGATGCCATCGAGGACTTTGAGCAGTTCGCTACCCTCAATGTGGAGCGTCTCGGCCAGCTGATCGGAAACCGCCTCGTCGAGCTGACCAACGCCGTCAACGTGCCCCAGGAGATCATCCATCTGATTGGCCAGGGACCCGCTGCCCATGTTGCCGGAGTCGCCGGACGCCAGTTCACCCGCCAGACCGGACACAAGCTGCGCCGCATCACCGGCCTGGACCCCTCCAAGATCTACGGCAAGCCCGAGGAGAAGCTCACCGGCCTGGCCCGTGGCGATGCTGACTTTGTCGATGCCATCCACACCTCCGCCTACGGCATGGGCACCCCCGCCCGCCTTGCCAACGTTGACTTCTACCCCAACGGACCATCGACCGGTGTTCCCGGAGCCGACAACGTCGTGGAGGCCTCCATGCGCGCCACCCGCTACTTTGCCGAGTCCGTCCGCCCAGGAAACGAGCGCAACTTCCCCGCCGTCGCCGCCAGCTCCTACAAGGAGTACAAGCAGAACAACGGGTATGGCAAGCGCACCTACATGGGCATCGCCACCGACTACGATGTCCAGGGTGACTACATGCTCCAGGTGAACTCCAAGAGCCCCTTCGGCCGCAGCACTCCCGCCCAGACCCAGAACGGCTTCCATGCCGTCCATGAGGCCTGGAGCCAGTCCGCCCAGGGCCAGCGCCAGGGAGCCCGTCAATAG